In Leptotrichia buccalis C-1013-b, the genomic window AGATATCACTATTTAATCCTTTACCAATTGTCCAACGTGTTCCTATTCTTTTAACTTTTTCCACTTCGTCTTTTTCTGCGTTATCATCGACAGATTCTGTCCAATAAGCCGATCCTCCAGCTTGAACTCGTTCAGTTCCTCTTAGCCAAGGATCAAACCAGCTTAATTCAAATGTTTTATCTCCTTTATTTGAAGCTGACAAAGTAATCGCAGCATCCTGTGCTCTTCCTAGGAAATTTGAATCTGATAATTTAACTTCTCCTACCAATCCTACAGAAGTTCCATACGAAATACTTCCGTTAATTGTAGTTGTAGGTCTTTCTTCTACTACAAATTCTACAATTCTTGCATTTGGATCTTCTTCTTTTCCTCCAATTTTTGGTACAATTGAAGTAAATATTCCCGTTCTGTAAAGTTCTTTAAGTGTTGCTGCCACATTTTTCTCTTCAAATATGTCTCCTGGAATTATTTTTTGATATCTTTCAAATACATATGGTTTTGTTCTTAAAGTCGTATGTTTTAAAGATTGTCTTTCATTATCTCTCTTAGATGGGGCTTTCGAATATTCAACAGAATCTACAACTCCTTCCGTTAATCCAAGGTTTAGAATTCCATCTTCTGAAACATTTATTGATTCAATTCTCACAAGAGTGTATCCATTTTTGTTGTATAAATCAAGTATTCCATTGTCATCAGGATCTAGCAAGTTGCTGTTTAAGATTTCACCAACTTTTACTTTTAAGGCTTTTCCTATTTCTTCATTTGAGAATAAAGTATTTCCTTCAAAATTCATACCTTGTATAATTGGATTTTCTCGAACTTCGTAAAGAACTGATACAGTATTGTCAGCTTTTCTATCAATTTTTGGCTCAACTGCTGAAAAATATCCTGATTTGAATATTTTTTGCGCTCCATCAATTGCTTTTTGCGGTATAAAGATATCTCCAGATTTTATAGGAAGATCTTTTAGATAATCTTCTTTGTTAAGTAGCTTAGTACCTTGAATATCTACAGTTGTTACTGTGTAGTTTGTTTCTCTTTTCAGTTCTTGCTGTAATTGCTGTCTTTTTAAAATTTCTCCTGCATTTTGAGCTTCACTTACTTCAACCGCTATATTTACATTATTTCCTTCAGCTTGTGGGAAAACATTTACATCCGCTACATATCCTAGTCTTCTAAGTGACAGATAAATATCGCTTAAACTTTTATTTGAATAATCGTCTCCAGTTCTTACAGGAATTTGTGATGTTAACAATTCAGATGGTACTTCACCTGATGATTGTGAAAGATTAATTGAACCAACTTTGTAATCTATTTTTTGTTCTGGAATTTGTGGTAAATCTTTTTCTTTGTTTTTATTTTTGTTTTTAGCATTATTTTTAGTTTTTACTTTTTTTATTTTAATTTTTTTCCCTTTAACTTGAACTGATTCTATTTCATCGTCAAAAGTTAAACTATTTGCACTGTTTACACTACTTGCTTCATTTTTTTCACTAACAGTATCAGCCGCTTCACTTTCCTCTTCACTAGAGGTGCTTTGATTATCTGCTAATTCATTAGTTCCATTAGTTCCAATTATTTTGCTTTTTTCTTCTGCCTGTGATAAATTATTCACAGAAACAAACAATGTTACCACAACAATTAAAGCATAAATTTTATTTTTCACTTTTTGTCTTGACATTTTTCCTCCTATTTTTTTAATGTATCGAGTTTTCTCTTTTTAAATATTTTTCTTAAAATATCTCCAAATGTGTCCGCTCTTGTCGAAAAATCAATTCCAAAATAATAATTTATTCTTGATCCATTAGTCATGTATACTTTGGACTTATTTATATTTTCTCCTCCAAGACGTAAATCTAAACCATTTGTAACATTATAGCTAAGCCAGGCATTATAGCCTATAGGTTCCTTTCCTTCTGATTTTGAAGTTTGATACGGAAATTTCACAGCCGCATTCCAAAATAGTTTATCTTTATATAGATTATCCTGAAGCGTAAGCGTTGTAGATGCGTTATATCCTCCTTCTCTGGCTGAATTTACATTTGTTGAAACAGATACTT contains:
- a CDS encoding BamA/OMP85 family outer membrane protein, with the translated sequence MSRQKVKNKIYALIVVVTLFVSVNNLSQAEEKSKIIGTNGTNELADNQSTSSEEESEAADTVSEKNEASSVNSANSLTFDDEIESVQVKGKKIKIKKVKTKNNAKNKNKNKEKDLPQIPEQKIDYKVGSINLSQSSGEVPSELLTSQIPVRTGDDYSNKSLSDIYLSLRRLGYVADVNVFPQAEGNNVNIAVEVSEAQNAGEILKRQQLQQELKRETNYTVTTVDIQGTKLLNKEDYLKDLPIKSGDIFIPQKAIDGAQKIFKSGYFSAVEPKIDRKADNTVSVLYEVRENPIIQGMNFEGNTLFSNEEIGKALKVKVGEILNSNLLDPDDNGILDLYNKNGYTLVRIESINVSEDGILNLGLTEGVVDSVEYSKAPSKRDNERQSLKHTTLRTKPYVFERYQKIIPGDIFEEKNVAATLKELYRTGIFTSIVPKIGGKEEDPNARIVEFVVEERPTTTINGSISYGTSVGLVGEVKLSDSNFLGRAQDAAITLSASNKGDKTFELSWFDPWLRGTERVQAGGSAYWTESVDDNAEKDEVEKVKRIGTRWTIGKGLNSDIFVRLSARYEHFKELFGNKTVNDKYNLVALTPMLIYNTRDNDYSPTKGIYATLSYERGELIKDPRQYDQFEADLRAYHPTFFGEKNVMAYRVAWGKTGSGTPEALKFSIGGAESLRGYDSGAFDGYDKFHATIENRTKINDTIQLVAFFDIGNAWQREGRDPVTGKRVYKPNRKEAHDFKELKKGYGVGVRLNTPIGPLRFDYGWPMDPEKKGEKKDKGKFYFSFGQSF